A region from the Sandaracinus amylolyticus genome encodes:
- a CDS encoding acyltransferase, producing MNAIAVPRPRPAVVLETGTPPRSRFDPREVVGRVARRARWHVQRRHFHTFGRDSHLERHVALHRPEAISIGREVSIRRFARLEVVGNDPHRPILQIGDHCMISEFVHIGAATSVILRAGSGLAAHVLIIDHEHDLRDPADFRNDRVIAAPIDIGEQVFVGERACILRGVTIGAHSIIGAGSVVNCDIPPLSVAVGAPARVVKRWDARRGEWVSVGR from the coding sequence ATGAACGCCATCGCCGTCCCGAGGCCTCGTCCCGCAGTGGTGCTCGAGACGGGGACTCCGCCGAGGTCTCGTTTCGATCCCCGCGAGGTCGTCGGACGTGTCGCGCGTCGCGCGCGCTGGCACGTCCAGCGGCGGCACTTCCACACGTTCGGTCGCGACTCGCACCTCGAGCGCCACGTCGCGCTGCATCGGCCCGAGGCGATCTCGATCGGACGCGAGGTCTCGATCCGACGCTTCGCGCGGCTCGAGGTGGTCGGCAACGATCCACACCGGCCGATCCTGCAGATCGGCGATCACTGCATGATCTCGGAGTTCGTGCACATCGGCGCGGCGACCAGCGTGATCCTCCGCGCGGGATCCGGGCTCGCGGCGCACGTGCTGATCATCGATCACGAGCACGATCTCCGCGACCCCGCGGACTTCCGGAACGACCGGGTCATCGCCGCGCCGATCGACATCGGCGAGCAGGTGTTCGTCGGAGAGCGCGCGTGCATCCTGCGCGGCGTGACCATCGGCGCGCACTCGATCATCGGCGCGGGCAGCGTGGTCAACTGCGACATCCCGCCGCTCAGCGTGGCAGTCGGCGCGCCGGCGCGGGTGGTGAAGCGCTGGGACGCGCGACGCGGAGAGTGGGTATCCGTCGGTCGCTGA
- a CDS encoding GlcG/HbpS family heme-binding protein has translation MRSIATLDLQDATVAIDAVRESLALAGKAAVIAVADAHGDLVLLARLDGAPATSVTIATNKAWTAATQGGTTRAIGARLRNADEAFDIAYYGDRRACGWGGGVAVVDRAGAVIGAVAVSGLPELEDERFAMIGKDAIESRLRP, from the coding sequence ATGCGCTCGATTGCGACGCTGGATCTGCAGGACGCGACGGTGGCGATCGACGCCGTGCGCGAGTCTCTCGCTCTCGCCGGGAAGGCCGCCGTGATCGCGGTGGCCGACGCGCACGGTGATCTCGTCCTCCTCGCGCGGCTGGACGGCGCGCCGGCGACGTCGGTCACGATCGCGACGAACAAGGCGTGGACGGCCGCGACCCAGGGCGGCACCACGCGCGCGATCGGCGCTCGGCTGCGCAACGCCGACGAGGCGTTCGACATCGCGTACTACGGCGATCGGCGCGCGTGTGGGTGGGGCGGCGGCGTGGCGGTGGTCGATCGCGCAGGCGCCGTGATCGGCGCGGTCGCGGTGAGCGGCCTGCCGGAGCTCGAGGACGAGCGCTTCGCGATGATCGGCAAGGACGCGATCGAGTCGCGGCTGCGTCCGTAG
- a CDS encoding MBL fold metallo-hydrolase: protein MLEPIQKITPRTIGADVDILSSFYPVPGLGLVPINAFVLRAKEPVLVDTGYVAGSAAYLDAVRAAIDPRDLRWIWLTHADPDHIGALRDVLAEAPDARLVTTFLGLGKLGLYGPIPPERVFLLNPGQSLDVGDRELLALRPPTYDAPETTAFFDPSTRTLFSSDSFGAVLSKPVESANELGGNALREGEVTWATIDSPWLGALETPVFERSLSSVRALAPERVLSTHLPPAFGILDALLDNVRAAHSAPPFVGPDQPAFARMLAPAPPPMPEPLHA from the coding sequence GTGCTCGAGCCGATTCAGAAGATCACGCCGCGCACGATCGGCGCGGACGTCGACATCCTCTCGTCGTTCTATCCGGTGCCGGGCCTCGGGCTCGTGCCGATCAACGCGTTCGTCCTGCGCGCGAAGGAGCCGGTGCTCGTCGACACCGGGTACGTCGCGGGCTCGGCCGCGTACCTCGATGCGGTGCGCGCCGCGATCGATCCTCGCGATCTGCGGTGGATCTGGCTGACTCACGCCGATCCCGATCACATCGGCGCGCTGCGCGACGTGCTCGCCGAGGCGCCCGACGCGCGGCTCGTCACCACGTTCCTCGGGCTCGGCAAGCTCGGGCTCTACGGACCGATCCCGCCGGAGCGCGTGTTCCTGCTCAACCCCGGACAGAGCCTCGACGTCGGTGATCGCGAGCTGCTCGCGCTGCGGCCGCCGACCTACGACGCGCCGGAGACGACCGCGTTCTTCGACCCGAGCACGCGCACGCTGTTCTCGTCGGACAGCTTCGGCGCCGTGCTCTCGAAGCCCGTGGAGAGCGCGAACGAGCTCGGCGGGAACGCGCTGCGCGAGGGTGAGGTGACGTGGGCGACGATCGACTCGCCGTGGCTCGGCGCGCTCGAGACGCCCGTGTTCGAGCGCTCGCTCTCGTCGGTGCGCGCGCTCGCGCCCGAGCGCGTGCTGAGCACGCACCTGCCGCCTGCGTTCGGCATCCTCGACGCGCTGCTCGACAACGTGCGCGCAGCCCACTCCGCGCCGCCGTTCGTCGGGCCCGACCAGCCCGCCTTCGCGCGGATGCTCGCGCCCGCTCCGCCGCCGATGCCCGAGCCGCTCCACGCGTGA
- a CDS encoding ferritin-like domain-containing protein: MRPSPSLIELVTAHRAPVTRMLRAIAGASIAATLGGCAESHFSHPDFASSPSCGSMSWRPLGAIETPAPHAHLALVSNTLLERIASVVDETGTRCGDATDATTCTEAFDAATIPTSEGSRHVISTDGDQVEAWTGRARFVELLGTIDTSDEALMVVWSEGFEVRCGTVSRSAVREVEGGFEVIATKEVRSCNPIVTRRFVLFVNDAGEIEEITSEEIERIEGACAGRRPEGLEPARGDRGRGALGRYLAEIARLEASAVIAFDVMERELRALAAPEALLRAVREARADEVRHAEVTSALARARGGNVEAPVVAPRALRDARAIALENAVEGCVRETFGAIVGLHQAACAEDLELRNAMRVIAEDELRHADVSWRLAAWLEPRLDDAARAEVDRARAAALDELRTEVAIDPAPGLARAAGLPSARVAAGIVDRIARAIG; encoded by the coding sequence ATGCGCCCTTCGCCTTCGCTGATCGAGCTCGTCACCGCGCACCGCGCGCCCGTCACGCGCATGCTCCGTGCGATCGCGGGCGCGTCGATCGCCGCGACGCTGGGAGGATGCGCGGAGTCGCACTTCTCGCATCCCGACTTCGCGTCGTCGCCCTCGTGCGGATCGATGAGCTGGCGCCCGCTCGGGGCGATCGAGACGCCCGCGCCGCACGCGCACCTCGCGCTCGTGTCCAACACGCTGCTCGAGCGGATCGCGAGCGTGGTGGACGAGACCGGCACGCGGTGCGGTGACGCGACCGACGCCACGACGTGCACAGAGGCGTTCGATGCGGCGACGATCCCGACGAGCGAGGGCTCGCGGCACGTGATCTCGACCGACGGAGATCAGGTCGAGGCGTGGACCGGCCGCGCGCGCTTCGTGGAGCTGCTCGGCACGATCGACACGTCCGACGAGGCCCTGATGGTCGTGTGGAGCGAAGGGTTCGAGGTGCGCTGCGGCACTGTCTCGAGATCGGCGGTGCGCGAGGTCGAGGGCGGCTTCGAGGTGATCGCGACCAAGGAAGTGCGCAGCTGCAATCCGATCGTGACGCGTCGCTTCGTGCTCTTCGTGAACGACGCGGGCGAGATCGAGGAGATCACGAGCGAGGAGATCGAGCGCATCGAGGGTGCGTGCGCCGGGCGCCGTCCCGAAGGGCTCGAGCCTGCGCGCGGCGATCGCGGGCGCGGCGCGCTCGGGCGCTACCTCGCGGAGATCGCGCGCCTCGAGGCGAGCGCGGTCATCGCGTTCGACGTCATGGAGCGCGAGCTGCGCGCGCTCGCCGCGCCCGAGGCGCTCCTTCGCGCCGTGCGCGAGGCGCGCGCCGACGAGGTTCGGCACGCCGAGGTGACGAGCGCGCTCGCGCGCGCGAGAGGCGGGAACGTCGAGGCGCCCGTCGTCGCGCCGCGCGCGCTGCGCGACGCGCGCGCGATCGCGCTCGAGAACGCGGTCGAGGGCTGCGTGCGCGAGACGTTCGGCGCGATCGTCGGACTGCATCAAGCCGCGTGCGCGGAGGATCTCGAGCTGCGCAACGCGATGCGCGTCATCGCCGAGGACGAGCTGCGCCACGCCGATGTGTCGTGGCGGCTCGCGGCGTGGCTCGAGCCCCGGCTCGACGACGCGGCGCGCGCCGAGGTGGATCGTGCGCGCGCGGCCGCGCTCGACGAGCTCCGCACCGAGGTCGCGATCGATCCCGCCCCCGGGCTCGCGCGGGCAGCGGGCCTGCCGAGCGCGCGCGTCGCGGCCGGCATCGTCGATCGCATCGCACGCGCGATCGGCTAG
- a CDS encoding PepSY domain-containing protein, producing the protein MKLWIHSAAVGAALVLAPLALAQDVPREQLPEAVRRTLDREIGQAQVGEIERDREGGTTIYEVELVENGRRYELDISEDGRVLRRHPD; encoded by the coding sequence ATGAAGCTCTGGATCCACTCGGCTGCCGTGGGCGCGGCGCTCGTGCTCGCGCCGCTCGCGCTCGCGCAGGACGTGCCTCGGGAGCAGCTCCCCGAGGCGGTGCGCCGCACGCTCGATCGCGAGATCGGCCAGGCGCAGGTCGGAGAGATCGAGCGCGATCGCGAAGGCGGCACGACGATCTACGAAGTCGAGCTCGTCGAGAACGGGCGGCGCTACGAGCTCGACATCAGCGAGGACGGCCGCGTGCTCCGACGCCATCCCGACTGA
- a CDS encoding DUF1963 domain-containing protein has product MGNARAADALREALVSRRMKTATAAHRELWKKLATEKKLAKHAGPLFGYAAPCFLVERLTRGAGGVGASRLGGAPDLPATLAWPTRGATHLTFVAQIDLSALTPDWVPDLPRSGWLYFFVGRDEPAWDVAHEVLYFDGPREALSPASAPSGTHALEEGSPNDFVAHQIRFAPSFVVDPAAEEALDLEEFALELLTATATQIGGLPVAWDEDARQDAYLLRSGLAPLLHRLHCEPDELAQEAKEAWAAANDVLAEELERATELLRAYRADERAHEARMKQWRVLFLLASHHEVGMCWWDAGLLQFLVHHDDLDGRRFDRTYCCVSSS; this is encoded by the coding sequence GTGGGGAATGCGCGCGCGGCTGACGCGCTCCGCGAAGCGCTAGTATCCCGGCGCATGAAGACAGCGACCGCTGCGCATCGTGAGCTCTGGAAGAAGCTGGCGACCGAAAAGAAGCTGGCGAAGCACGCCGGGCCGCTCTTCGGCTACGCAGCGCCCTGTTTCCTCGTCGAGCGCCTGACGCGCGGCGCCGGTGGCGTCGGCGCGTCGCGGCTGGGCGGCGCGCCGGATCTGCCAGCGACGCTGGCGTGGCCCACGCGCGGCGCGACGCACCTGACGTTCGTCGCGCAGATCGATCTCTCTGCGCTCACGCCGGATTGGGTGCCCGATCTGCCACGCTCGGGATGGCTCTATTTCTTCGTCGGACGCGACGAGCCAGCGTGGGACGTGGCGCACGAAGTCCTGTATTTCGACGGTCCGAGAGAGGCACTGTCGCCGGCGAGCGCGCCGAGCGGCACTCACGCGCTCGAGGAGGGCAGTCCGAACGATTTCGTCGCTCACCAGATCCGATTCGCGCCTTCGTTCGTGGTCGACCCCGCGGCCGAAGAAGCGCTCGATCTGGAGGAATTCGCGCTCGAGCTCCTCACGGCCACGGCGACGCAGATCGGCGGTCTCCCGGTGGCGTGGGACGAGGACGCGCGACAGGACGCATATCTGCTCCGGAGCGGGCTCGCGCCGCTCCTCCATCGCCTGCACTGCGAGCCCGACGAGCTCGCGCAGGAGGCCAAGGAAGCGTGGGCGGCCGCGAACGACGTGCTCGCCGAGGAGCTCGAGCGCGCGACCGAGCTGCTGCGCGCCTATCGCGCCGACGAGCGCGCGCACGAAGCGCGCATGAAGCAGTGGCGCGTGCTCTTCCTGCTCGCTTCGCACCACGAGGTCGGGATGTGCTGGTGGGACGCGGGGCTCCTCCAGTTCCTCGTTCACCACGACGATCTCGACGGTCGACGATTCGACCGCACCTATTGCTGCGTGTCGTCGAGCTGA